A genomic window from Pecten maximus chromosome 6, xPecMax1.1, whole genome shotgun sequence includes:
- the LOC117329101 gene encoding uncharacterized protein LOC117329101 — MKEDMCQQMISLREEIRRENRELIERLEGRVFDLEEQNEDLKQTVTKLEQHLSDSEDKRIELEIKQNDLEQHGRKNSIRIVGLEDSNRNETVEDCVGKIVSFVKDKLKVAICKSDIDIAHRLGPFQRGKPRSIICKFTHRRKKLEIIQGRKVLKGSGIYITEDLTRINQQRLKAAFELQCVERSWSMDGKLFVLLKSGKKRRIYADTILSEAFLMDDNNFR, encoded by the exons ATGAAGGAGGATATGTGTCAACAGATGATAAGTTTAAGAGAAGAAATCAGACGAGAAAACAGAGAACTGATAGAGAGATTGGAGGGTCGTGTGTTCGACTTAGAGGAGCAAAATGAGGACTTGAAACAAACAGTTACCAAGCTTGAACAACATTTATCAGACTCGGAAGATAAAAGGATAGAAttggaaatcaaacaaaatgatCTGGAGCAGCACGGGAGAAAAAACTCTATCAGGATAGTTGGACTGGAAGATTCTAATAGAAATGAGACTGTAGAAGATTGTGTTGGAAAGATTGTGAGTTTTGTGAAGGACAAGTTGAAAGTTGCGATCTGCAAATCTGACATAGACATTGCACACAGACTTGGGCCTTTTCAGCGAGGTAAACCACGTAGCATTATCTGCAAGTTCACTCACAGAAGGAAGAAGTTAGAGATTATCCAGGGAAGGAAAGTGTTGAAGGGATCTGGGATATACATCACAGAGGACTTGACTCGAATAAATCAACAGAGACTAAAGGCTGCTTTCGAACTCCAATGTGTTGAGCGTTCATGGAGTATGGATGGAAAACTGTTTGTGTTGTTGAAATCTGGAAAAAAAAGGAGAATTTATGCTGATACAATTTTGTCGGAGGCCTTTTTGATGGACGATAACAATTTCCGC TAG